Proteins found in one Planococcus citri chromosome 2, ihPlaCitr1.1, whole genome shotgun sequence genomic segment:
- the Pfrx gene encoding 6-phosphofructo-2-kinase/fructose-2,6-bisphosphatase isoform X3, whose amino-acid sequence MQRACDYPNKNSSNLRVKSGSIMCPEVNRHAPPSSDTIQTKPFPIRGERANYVNIPHVIAMVGLPARGKTYISKKLARYLNWIGINTRVFNLGEYRRHATSAYKSHEFFRPDNEEAMAIRIQCALEALTDVCSWLENGNGEVAVFDATNSTADRREMIRKIVVDKMGFKLFFVESVCDDPNIIEQNIMEVKVSGPDYSNMNKEEALEDFLLRIKHYQDKYEPLDEFRERNSSFMKIYNTGEKVLVHKHEGHIQARIVYYLMNIHITPRTIYLARHGESIMNLKGRIGGDSELSYRGLQFAKALSNYISTQNIPSLRVWTSWLKRTVQTVADIPAPQERWKALNEIDAGICEEMTYEEIAERFPDDFKARDEAKFTYRYPRGESYEDLVARLEPVIMELERQENVLVVSHQAVLRCLLAYFLDKSADQLPYLEVPLHTLIKLTPVAYGCKMELIRFPIDAVDTHRPQPKVRKDVSV is encoded by the exons ATGCAACGTGCATGCGATTATCCTaataaaaattcttccaatttgaGAGTGAAAAGCGGATCTATAATGTGTCCTGAGGTGAACAGGCACGCACCTCCGTCTTCGGATACAATCCAAACTAAGCCTTTTCCAATCAGAG GTGAACGAGCTAATTATGTCAACATCCCTCATGTAATTGCTATGGTTGGATTACCCGCTCGTGGTAAAacatatatttcaaaaaaattagccagATACTTGAATTGGATCGGTATCAATACGAGAG TATTCAATTTGGGCGAATACCGAAGACATGCGACTTCCGCGTATAAAAGTCACGAATTTTTTCGGCCCGATAACGAAGAAGCGATGGCGATCAGAATTCAATGCGCGCTCGAAGCTCTGACAGATGTTTGTAGTTGGCTTGAAAATGGTAACGGAGAAGTGGCT GTTTTCGATGCCACAAATTCGACAGCTGATCGACGTGAGATGATTAGGAAAATCGTCGTCGATAAAATGGGattcaaattgttttttgtcGAGTCCGTTTGTGATGACCCGAATATAATCGAGCAAAACATTATG gaAGTTAAAGTGAGCGGTCCAGATTACAGTAACATGAATAAAGAAGAAGCTCTGGAAGACTTTTTATTACGAATTAAGCATTACCAAGATAAATACGAACCGTTGGACGAATTTCGAGAAAGGAATTCtagttttatgaaaatttacaacaCGGGTGAAAAAGTGCTCGTGCATAAACATGAAGGGCACATTCAAGCTCGTATCGTTTACTACCTAATGAACATACATATCACGCCTAGAACTATTTATTTGGCCAGG CACGGAGAAAGTATTATGAATTTAAAAGGACGTATAGGAGGTGATTCAGAATTATCGTATCGCGGATTACAATTCGCCAAAGCACTGTCTAATTATATCAGTACGCAAAATATACCCAGTCTTCGTGTATGGACGTCGTGGTTAAAAAGGACTGTTCAAACTGTCGCAGATATTCCAGCACCGCAAGAAAGATGGAAAGCTTTGAACGAAATCGATGCT GGTATTTGCGAAGAAATGACGTACGAAGAAATCGCCGAAAGATTTCCAGATGATTTTAAAGCTCGCGACGAAGCCaaatttacctataggtatccTCGTGGCGAATCTTACGAAGATCTAGTTGCTAGATTAGAACCTGTGATAATGGAATTAGAAAGACAGGAGAATGTCTTGGTGGTCAGTCATCAAGCCGTGTTAAGATGTTTGCTGGCCTATTTCCTCGATAAATCAGCAG ATCAATTACCATATTTAGAAGTCCCTTTGCACACGTTAATTAAACTGACTCCGGTGGCTTATGGATGTAAAATGGAGCTTATACGATTTCCTATTGACGCTGTTGACACTCATAGACCTCAACCAAAG GTCAGAAAAGATGTCAGCGTCTGA
- the Orc2 gene encoding origin recognition complex subunit 2 isoform X1 → MSKNERKKVEVQFVSDDQVCKNVSLDSPDQPIAKRTRNQVNCSSASKSRSRTSTPTLRKSIRHGGTPKPKYLESPNDTPPRNSRCRFSTIKNDERNSSPGSPVVVKAVKAGCSSEEGKVTPLKIVRRSSPTDHTPSDEDFSGDVTPKVDQKRPSFVKSETLRSSSRIRNTPKLEKESVPSINGCRTPKTPRYTTGDCLNTPHTRSTARTLRNASTTPGTPSVRKTLNFNGINELTQTPYRARRKLKKKIQTVIREVEEDKVEEDDTESLDSEYSANDSQSESDDEGNKFDSDYESTPAKRNRLSTLRKNEISSPSTLYRITPQKKIAYQNEVRLDSEGYFERKSLKNITSSNVLSKLPLPEISDIKISSNKYVKHEHEINSLMTKHTEQFTKWLLYLKEGFNLMLFGVGSKIEILKQFHKDKLSNSYVLRVNGFNNNFSINEMIKTLMKEILDISHCPANVNEALDITLKELKQYEIHVFIIINNIDGVALRGAKKQTILSKLAESPFVHIIASLDHINAPLLWGNSKMSCFNFIWLDVTTFDSYATEISYQKSIDIEPSGSDPTLELLNKVFNWQDQRTKEVFELIVKDFLNKNKKNFKGTLTSELLRTAVKNLSISSKSALLSSLKAFIEHDIIHVEHNYLKFLIHPNVVRSFYKQHFS, encoded by the exons ATGTcgaaaaacgaaagaaaaaaagttgaggtTCAGTTCGTTTCTGATGATCAGGTTTGCAAGAACGTTTCGTTAG ATTCTCCGGATCAACCGATTGCAAAAAGGACAAGAAATCAAGTGAACTGTTCATCTGCATCGAAGTCAAGAAGTCGTACCTCCACTCCAACTCTCAGAAAATCGATTCGTCATGGGGGCACGCCGAAGCCGAAGTATTTAGAATCTCCGAACGACACACCTCCCAGGAATTCGCGTTGCCGTTTTTCtaccataaaaaatgacgaaCGTAATTCAA GTCCAGGCTCACCTGTTGTCGTCAAAGCTGTCAAGGCAGGATGTTCATCCGAAGAAGGAAAAGTCACACCTTTGAAAATAGTTAGAAGATCATCACCTACAGATCATACACCGTCAGATGAAGATTTTTCAGGAGACGTCACGCCGAAAGTTGATCAAAAACGTCCTTCGTTTGTCAAAAGTGAAACTTTACGATCATCTTCTCGCATAAGAAACActccaaaactggaaaaagaaTCTGTACCCTCAATCAATGGCTGTAGAACTCCAAAAACACCACGATATACTACTGGCGATTGCTTAAATACTCCTCATACTCGCAGTACAGCTAGAACCTTGAGAAATGCATCAACCACTCCTGGCACTCCGTCTGTTCGAAAAACACTCAATTTTAATGGAATCAATGAGCTGACTCAAACACCTTATCGTGCACGAAGAAAACTAAAGAAAA AAATTCAAACCGTGATACGTGAAGTTGAAGAAGATAAAGTAGAAGAAGATGATACCGAAAGTTTAGATTCTGAATACAGCGCGAATGATTCGCAATCAGAATCTGATGATGAAGGAAACAAATTCGATTCGGATTACGAAAGTACTCCTGCGAAAAGAAATAGGCTATCTACTCTTCGGAAAAATGAGATTTCTTCACCTTCAACTCTTTACCGTATTACACCTCAAAAGAAAATCGCTTATCAAAATGAG GTACGTTTAGACTCGGAAGGatatttcgaaagaaaatctctgaaaaatatCACGTCAAGTAACGTTTTAAGCAAATTACCTCTTCCCGAGATCAGTGATATtaaaatttcttcgaataaaTACGTTAAACATGAACACGAAATCAATAGCTTAATGACGAAACATACAGAACAATTCACCAAGTGGTTATTATACTTGAA agAAGGATTTAATTTGATGTTATTCGGTGTTGGTTCCAAAATAGAAATCCTCAAACAGTTTCATAAAGATAAACTAAGTAACAGTTACGTGTTGAGGGTGAATggattcaataataatttttccatcaacgAG atgatcaaaactttgatgaAAGAAATTTTGGATATATCTCATTGCCCAGCCAATGTTAATGAAGCTTTGGATATTACTTTGAAAGAACTGAAACAATATGAAATTCATGTATTCATCATAATTAATAACATTGACGGCGTTGCATTAAGAGGAGCTAAAAAACAGACAATATTGAGTAAATTAGCTGAATCGCCATTTGTTCATATTATTGCATCTTTGGACCATATAAATGCTCCTTTGC tgtGGGGTAATAGTAAAATGAgctgtttcaatttcatttggttGGATGTAACTACTTTTGACTCCTACGCAACAGAAAtaagttaccaaaaatcaattgatATTGAACCTTCTGGATCTGATCCAACGCTGGAATTGCTGAACAAAGTATTTAATTGGCAAGATCAAAGAACTAAAGAAGTATTTGAACTAATAGTGAAGGATTTTCTAAATAAGaataaaaagaattttaaag gaACACTAACTTCGGAATTGTTGAGAACAGCcgttaaaaatttatcaatttcctcTAAATCAGCGTTGCTTTCTTCATTGAAAGCTTTCATTGAACACGACATAATTCACGTAGagcataattatttaaaatttttaatacatcCTAATGTAGTACGTTCGTTTTATAAGCAACATTTTAGTTAA
- the Orc2 gene encoding origin recognition complex subunit 2 isoform X2: MSKNERKKVEVQFVSDDQVCKNVSLDSPDQPIAKRTRNQVNCSSASKSRSRTSTPTLRKSIRHGGTPKPKYLESPNDTPPRNSRCRFSTIKNDERPGSPVVVKAVKAGCSSEEGKVTPLKIVRRSSPTDHTPSDEDFSGDVTPKVDQKRPSFVKSETLRSSSRIRNTPKLEKESVPSINGCRTPKTPRYTTGDCLNTPHTRSTARTLRNASTTPGTPSVRKTLNFNGINELTQTPYRARRKLKKKIQTVIREVEEDKVEEDDTESLDSEYSANDSQSESDDEGNKFDSDYESTPAKRNRLSTLRKNEISSPSTLYRITPQKKIAYQNEVRLDSEGYFERKSLKNITSSNVLSKLPLPEISDIKISSNKYVKHEHEINSLMTKHTEQFTKWLLYLKEGFNLMLFGVGSKIEILKQFHKDKLSNSYVLRVNGFNNNFSINEMIKTLMKEILDISHCPANVNEALDITLKELKQYEIHVFIIINNIDGVALRGAKKQTILSKLAESPFVHIIASLDHINAPLLWGNSKMSCFNFIWLDVTTFDSYATEISYQKSIDIEPSGSDPTLELLNKVFNWQDQRTKEVFELIVKDFLNKNKKNFKGTLTSELLRTAVKNLSISSKSALLSSLKAFIEHDIIHVEHNYLKFLIHPNVVRSFYKQHFS, encoded by the exons ATGTcgaaaaacgaaagaaaaaaagttgaggtTCAGTTCGTTTCTGATGATCAGGTTTGCAAGAACGTTTCGTTAG ATTCTCCGGATCAACCGATTGCAAAAAGGACAAGAAATCAAGTGAACTGTTCATCTGCATCGAAGTCAAGAAGTCGTACCTCCACTCCAACTCTCAGAAAATCGATTCGTCATGGGGGCACGCCGAAGCCGAAGTATTTAGAATCTCCGAACGACACACCTCCCAGGAATTCGCGTTGCCGTTTTTCtaccataaaaaatgacgaaC GTCCAGGCTCACCTGTTGTCGTCAAAGCTGTCAAGGCAGGATGTTCATCCGAAGAAGGAAAAGTCACACCTTTGAAAATAGTTAGAAGATCATCACCTACAGATCATACACCGTCAGATGAAGATTTTTCAGGAGACGTCACGCCGAAAGTTGATCAAAAACGTCCTTCGTTTGTCAAAAGTGAAACTTTACGATCATCTTCTCGCATAAGAAACActccaaaactggaaaaagaaTCTGTACCCTCAATCAATGGCTGTAGAACTCCAAAAACACCACGATATACTACTGGCGATTGCTTAAATACTCCTCATACTCGCAGTACAGCTAGAACCTTGAGAAATGCATCAACCACTCCTGGCACTCCGTCTGTTCGAAAAACACTCAATTTTAATGGAATCAATGAGCTGACTCAAACACCTTATCGTGCACGAAGAAAACTAAAGAAAA AAATTCAAACCGTGATACGTGAAGTTGAAGAAGATAAAGTAGAAGAAGATGATACCGAAAGTTTAGATTCTGAATACAGCGCGAATGATTCGCAATCAGAATCTGATGATGAAGGAAACAAATTCGATTCGGATTACGAAAGTACTCCTGCGAAAAGAAATAGGCTATCTACTCTTCGGAAAAATGAGATTTCTTCACCTTCAACTCTTTACCGTATTACACCTCAAAAGAAAATCGCTTATCAAAATGAG GTACGTTTAGACTCGGAAGGatatttcgaaagaaaatctctgaaaaatatCACGTCAAGTAACGTTTTAAGCAAATTACCTCTTCCCGAGATCAGTGATATtaaaatttcttcgaataaaTACGTTAAACATGAACACGAAATCAATAGCTTAATGACGAAACATACAGAACAATTCACCAAGTGGTTATTATACTTGAA agAAGGATTTAATTTGATGTTATTCGGTGTTGGTTCCAAAATAGAAATCCTCAAACAGTTTCATAAAGATAAACTAAGTAACAGTTACGTGTTGAGGGTGAATggattcaataataatttttccatcaacgAG atgatcaaaactttgatgaAAGAAATTTTGGATATATCTCATTGCCCAGCCAATGTTAATGAAGCTTTGGATATTACTTTGAAAGAACTGAAACAATATGAAATTCATGTATTCATCATAATTAATAACATTGACGGCGTTGCATTAAGAGGAGCTAAAAAACAGACAATATTGAGTAAATTAGCTGAATCGCCATTTGTTCATATTATTGCATCTTTGGACCATATAAATGCTCCTTTGC tgtGGGGTAATAGTAAAATGAgctgtttcaatttcatttggttGGATGTAACTACTTTTGACTCCTACGCAACAGAAAtaagttaccaaaaatcaattgatATTGAACCTTCTGGATCTGATCCAACGCTGGAATTGCTGAACAAAGTATTTAATTGGCAAGATCAAAGAACTAAAGAAGTATTTGAACTAATAGTGAAGGATTTTCTAAATAAGaataaaaagaattttaaag gaACACTAACTTCGGAATTGTTGAGAACAGCcgttaaaaatttatcaatttcctcTAAATCAGCGTTGCTTTCTTCATTGAAAGCTTTCATTGAACACGACATAATTCACGTAGagcataattatttaaaatttttaatacatcCTAATGTAGTACGTTCGTTTTATAAGCAACATTTTAGTTAA
- the Pfrx gene encoding 6-phosphofructo-2-kinase/fructose-2,6-bisphosphatase isoform X1: MQRACDYPNKNSSNLRVKSGSIMCPEVNRHAPPSSDTIQTKPFPIRGERANYVNIPHVIAMVGLPARGKTYISKKLARYLNWIGINTRVFNLGEYRRHATSAYKSHEFFRPDNEEAMAIRIQCALEALTDVCSWLENGNGEVAVFDATNSTADRREMIRKIVVDKMGFKLFFVESVCDDPNIIEQNIMEVKVSGPDYSNMNKEEALEDFLLRIKHYQDKYEPLDEFRERNSSFMKIYNTGEKVLVHKHEGHIQARIVYYLMNIHITPRTIYLARHGESIMNLKGRIGGDSELSYRGLQFAKALSNYISTQNIPSLRVWTSWLKRTVQTVADIPAPQERWKALNEIDAGICEEMTYEEIAERFPDDFKARDEAKFTYRYPRGESYEDLVARLEPVIMELERQENVLVVSHQAVLRCLLAYFLDKSADQLPYLEVPLHTLIKLTPVAYGCKMELIRFPIDAVDTHRPQPKVPGFLDERFRFSMRRNANHLISSGISSSDSIASNPVPS, from the exons ATGCAACGTGCATGCGATTATCCTaataaaaattcttccaatttgaGAGTGAAAAGCGGATCTATAATGTGTCCTGAGGTGAACAGGCACGCACCTCCGTCTTCGGATACAATCCAAACTAAGCCTTTTCCAATCAGAG GTGAACGAGCTAATTATGTCAACATCCCTCATGTAATTGCTATGGTTGGATTACCCGCTCGTGGTAAAacatatatttcaaaaaaattagccagATACTTGAATTGGATCGGTATCAATACGAGAG TATTCAATTTGGGCGAATACCGAAGACATGCGACTTCCGCGTATAAAAGTCACGAATTTTTTCGGCCCGATAACGAAGAAGCGATGGCGATCAGAATTCAATGCGCGCTCGAAGCTCTGACAGATGTTTGTAGTTGGCTTGAAAATGGTAACGGAGAAGTGGCT GTTTTCGATGCCACAAATTCGACAGCTGATCGACGTGAGATGATTAGGAAAATCGTCGTCGATAAAATGGGattcaaattgttttttgtcGAGTCCGTTTGTGATGACCCGAATATAATCGAGCAAAACATTATG gaAGTTAAAGTGAGCGGTCCAGATTACAGTAACATGAATAAAGAAGAAGCTCTGGAAGACTTTTTATTACGAATTAAGCATTACCAAGATAAATACGAACCGTTGGACGAATTTCGAGAAAGGAATTCtagttttatgaaaatttacaacaCGGGTGAAAAAGTGCTCGTGCATAAACATGAAGGGCACATTCAAGCTCGTATCGTTTACTACCTAATGAACATACATATCACGCCTAGAACTATTTATTTGGCCAGG CACGGAGAAAGTATTATGAATTTAAAAGGACGTATAGGAGGTGATTCAGAATTATCGTATCGCGGATTACAATTCGCCAAAGCACTGTCTAATTATATCAGTACGCAAAATATACCCAGTCTTCGTGTATGGACGTCGTGGTTAAAAAGGACTGTTCAAACTGTCGCAGATATTCCAGCACCGCAAGAAAGATGGAAAGCTTTGAACGAAATCGATGCT GGTATTTGCGAAGAAATGACGTACGAAGAAATCGCCGAAAGATTTCCAGATGATTTTAAAGCTCGCGACGAAGCCaaatttacctataggtatccTCGTGGCGAATCTTACGAAGATCTAGTTGCTAGATTAGAACCTGTGATAATGGAATTAGAAAGACAGGAGAATGTCTTGGTGGTCAGTCATCAAGCCGTGTTAAGATGTTTGCTGGCCTATTTCCTCGATAAATCAGCAG ATCAATTACCATATTTAGAAGTCCCTTTGCACACGTTAATTAAACTGACTCCGGTGGCTTATGGATGTAAAATGGAGCTTATACGATTTCCTATTGACGCTGTTGACACTCATAGACCTCAACCAAAG GTACCTGGTTTTTTGGACGAAAGGTTTCGTTTTTCAATGAGAAGAAATGCTAATCATCTCATATCTTCTGGTATATCTAGTAGCGACTCCATTGCGTCGAACCCTGTTCCATCATAA
- the LOC135835988 gene encoding SUZ domain-containing protein 1, which yields MLSNSQPVIKILKRPPNLVTPEQVNGLKSCNVKPQPVIKSLQQREMEYAEARLRIFGTTEEEERLQNSKNQSDDAPKKIIKPTRRENVIRYPKGPDGTKGFNLNSRCRQNLTNSNDLEEDKDQLDIVSNGFSNESH from the exons ATGTTGAGTAACAGTCAACCTGTTATTAAAATACTGAAACGTCCGCCAAACCTAGTCACTCCAGAACAAGTCAACGGATTGAAAAGTTGCAATGTTAAACCGCAGCCAGTAATCAAATCATTACAACAG CGCGAAATGGAATATGCTGAGGCTAGACTTCGAATATTTGGCACgacagaagaagaagaaagattACAAAATAGTAAAAACCA GTCAGACGATGctcctaaaaaaattatcaagccTACTAGAAGAGAAAATGTGATTAGATACCCAAAAGGACCTGACGGAACTAAAGGATTTAATTTAAac agTAGATGTAGACAAAATTTAACAAACTCGAATGATCTTGAAGAGGACAAAGATCAACTTGATATTGTTTCTAATGGTTTTTCCAATGAAagtcattaa
- the Pfrx gene encoding 6-phosphofructo-2-kinase/fructose-2,6-bisphosphatase isoform X2 has translation MQRACDYPNKNSSNLRVKSGSIMCPEVNRHAPPSSDTIQTKPFPIRGERANYVNIPHVIAMVGLPARGKTYISKKLARYLNWIGINTRVFNLGEYRRHATSAYKSHEFFRPDNEEAMAIRIQCALEALTDVCSWLENGNGEVAVFDATNSTADRREMIRKIVVDKMGFKLFFVESVCDDPNIIEQNIMEVKVSGPDYSNMNKEEALEDFLLRIKHYQDKYEPLDEFRERNSSFMKIYNTGEKVLVHKHEGHIQARIVYYLMNIHITPRTIYLARHGESIMNLKGRIGGDSELSYRGLQFAKALSNYISTQNIPSLRVWTSWLKRTVQTVADIPAPQERWKALNEIDAGICEEMTYEEIAERFPDDFKARDEAKFTYRYPRGESYEDLVARLEPVIMELERQENVLVVSHQAVLRCLLAYFLDKSADQLPYLEVPLHTLIKLTPVAYGCKMELIRFPIDAVDTHRPQPKDLENTVGEVTEQRFE, from the exons ATGCAACGTGCATGCGATTATCCTaataaaaattcttccaatttgaGAGTGAAAAGCGGATCTATAATGTGTCCTGAGGTGAACAGGCACGCACCTCCGTCTTCGGATACAATCCAAACTAAGCCTTTTCCAATCAGAG GTGAACGAGCTAATTATGTCAACATCCCTCATGTAATTGCTATGGTTGGATTACCCGCTCGTGGTAAAacatatatttcaaaaaaattagccagATACTTGAATTGGATCGGTATCAATACGAGAG TATTCAATTTGGGCGAATACCGAAGACATGCGACTTCCGCGTATAAAAGTCACGAATTTTTTCGGCCCGATAACGAAGAAGCGATGGCGATCAGAATTCAATGCGCGCTCGAAGCTCTGACAGATGTTTGTAGTTGGCTTGAAAATGGTAACGGAGAAGTGGCT GTTTTCGATGCCACAAATTCGACAGCTGATCGACGTGAGATGATTAGGAAAATCGTCGTCGATAAAATGGGattcaaattgttttttgtcGAGTCCGTTTGTGATGACCCGAATATAATCGAGCAAAACATTATG gaAGTTAAAGTGAGCGGTCCAGATTACAGTAACATGAATAAAGAAGAAGCTCTGGAAGACTTTTTATTACGAATTAAGCATTACCAAGATAAATACGAACCGTTGGACGAATTTCGAGAAAGGAATTCtagttttatgaaaatttacaacaCGGGTGAAAAAGTGCTCGTGCATAAACATGAAGGGCACATTCAAGCTCGTATCGTTTACTACCTAATGAACATACATATCACGCCTAGAACTATTTATTTGGCCAGG CACGGAGAAAGTATTATGAATTTAAAAGGACGTATAGGAGGTGATTCAGAATTATCGTATCGCGGATTACAATTCGCCAAAGCACTGTCTAATTATATCAGTACGCAAAATATACCCAGTCTTCGTGTATGGACGTCGTGGTTAAAAAGGACTGTTCAAACTGTCGCAGATATTCCAGCACCGCAAGAAAGATGGAAAGCTTTGAACGAAATCGATGCT GGTATTTGCGAAGAAATGACGTACGAAGAAATCGCCGAAAGATTTCCAGATGATTTTAAAGCTCGCGACGAAGCCaaatttacctataggtatccTCGTGGCGAATCTTACGAAGATCTAGTTGCTAGATTAGAACCTGTGATAATGGAATTAGAAAGACAGGAGAATGTCTTGGTGGTCAGTCATCAAGCCGTGTTAAGATGTTTGCTGGCCTATTTCCTCGATAAATCAGCAG ATCAATTACCATATTTAGAAGTCCCTTTGCACACGTTAATTAAACTGACTCCGGTGGCTTATGGATGTAAAATGGAGCTTATACGATTTCCTATTGACGCTGTTGACACTCATAGACCTCAACCAAAG gaTTTGGAAAATACTGTAGGGGAAGTTACAGAACAGAGGTTTGAATAA
- the LOC135835984 gene encoding actin maturation protease, with amino-acid sequence MTKTKTVVKEVLWNPVTGCHFPNHSSNQSSHFIQLKYIPQVGPQCGFAALCMIASYAGIDVSPDDLVSKAKEENISNYGEMFSACNMANFAQNLFSSHFEVTLFTNSIKGLSYQFRDYFDNDNLILIPYDCDFNHEPCLKNGAAAHWAVLCGYVNGNDEENFHVIACHGKSRYAAIWKYTALQESNDNLRELGTKRLNDGKNYILPAGGVKEGIASQWILFKRK; translated from the exons AtgaccaaaaccaaaactgtcGTGAAAGAAGTGTTATGGAACCCAGTCACAGGATGTCACTTTCCAAATCATTCATCCAACCAGAGTTCACATTTCATACAACTGAAGTACATCCCTCAAGTCGGACCGCA GTGTGGATTTGCTGCGTTATGCATGATAGCCTCCTACGCAGGCATTGATGTGAGCCCAGACGATCTAGTTTCTAAAGCCAAAGAAGAGAATATCAGCAATTATGGTGAAATGTTTTCAGCGTGCAATATggcaaattttgctcaaaaccTATTCAGTTCCCATTTCGAAGTTACCTTATTCACTAATTCAATTAAAGGACTCAGTTACCAGTTCAGAGATTATTTTGATAAtgataatttgattttgatacc ATATGATTGTGATTTTAACCACGAGCCTTGTCTCAAAAATGGAGCAGCTGCTCACTGGGCGGTATTATGCGGATATGTTAACGGAAACGACGAAGAAAACTTTCATGTGATTGCGTGCCATGGAAAAAGCCGATATGCGGCTATTTGGAAATATACAGCTCTGCAGGAGAGTAATGACAATCTACGAGAATTAGGAACGAAGCGGTTGAACGACGGAAAGAATTATATTCTACCTGCAGGAGGCGTGAAGGAAGGAATTGCGTCACAATGGATTTTATTtaagagaaaataa